From Helicobacter sp. MIT 21-1697, a single genomic window includes:
- the rpsL gene encoding 30S ribosomal protein S12: MPTINQLIRKERKKVIRKTKSPALLECPQRRGVCTRVYTTTPKKPNSALRKVAKVKLTSKVEVISYIPGEGHNLQEHSIVLVRGGRVKDLPGVKYHIIRGALDTAGVAKRNVSRSKYGAKKAKAGGDKK; encoded by the coding sequence GTGCCAACTATAAATCAGCTTATTAGGAAAGAAAGAAAGAAAGTTATCCGTAAGACAAAGTCTCCTGCGTTATTAGAATGCCCACAAAGGAGAGGAGTATGCACACGTGTTTATACTACGACACCTAAGAAGCCAAACTCAGCATTAAGAAAAGTTGCTAAAGTAAAACTTACTTCTAAAGTGGAAGTTATTAGTTATATTCCGGGTGAAGGACATAATCTCCAAGAGCACTCTATTGTGCTTGTAAGAGGTGGGCGTGTAAAAGACTTACCCGGGGTAAAATACCATATTATCCGTGGTGCATTAGATACCGCAGGTGTTGCAAAAAGAAATGTCTCGCGCAGTAAGTATGGTGCTAAAAAAGCTAAAGCCGGTGGCGATAAAAAATAA
- the rpsG gene encoding 30S ribosomal protein S7: protein MRRRKAPVREVLGDPIYNNKVVTKFINKMMLDGKKSVSEKIIYAAFDKIEEKSGEKGIEVFEKALERVKPLVEVRSRRVGGATYQVPVEVRPARQQSLSIRWLLEATRKRNERTMVERLASELVDAANERGAAFKKKEDVHKMAEANKAFAHYRW from the coding sequence ATGAGAAGAAGAAAAGCTCCTGTAAGGGAAGTTTTGGGCGACCCGATTTATAATAACAAGGTAGTAACAAAATTCATCAATAAAATGATGCTTGATGGCAAAAAAAGTGTGAGTGAAAAAATCATCTATGCTGCATTTGATAAAATTGAAGAAAAAAGTGGTGAGAAAGGTATAGAAGTATTTGAAAAAGCACTTGAGCGCGTTAAACCTCTTGTAGAAGTAAGAAGTCGCCGTGTAGGTGGAGCAACATATCAAGTTCCTGTTGAAGTGCGTCCAGCGCGTCAGCAATCCCTTTCTATTCGTTGGCTACTTGAAGCTACGCGTAAAAGAAATGAGCGCACAATGGTTGAGCGCCTAGCAAGTGAGCTTGTAGATGCTGCGAATGAGCGAGGAGCAGCCTTTAAGAAAAAAGAAGATGTGCATAAAATGGCTGAAGCAAATAAGGCTTTCGCACATTATCGTTGGTAG
- a CDS encoding DNA-directed RNA polymerase subunit beta/beta', whose translation MANFTKLKNRLRADFTKNPQSIDVPNLLLLQRNSYDDFLCVDSNKESGIERVFKSVFPIQDSQNRITLEYVSCKFGKPKYTTNEAMVRGVTYAVSLQIKIRLVLWEKDEKTGERLGIKDAKEQNIFVRDIPLMTDRTSFIINGVERVVVNQLHRSPGVIFKEEESSASSNKLIYTGQIIPDRGSWLYFEYDSKDVLYARINKRRKVPVTIILRAMGYSKQDILKIFYPLQKVKYKKGKYLIPFDVDSIGNRAEFDIKDAKGNLLVSSGKRLSTKKIKELKEAKIDLIEYPLENLTNKFLAEPIINAQGEVLFDTLTQLDESKLKKLLELKINEFVIANASAAGVDNSIINSFIADTESLKMLRQSEKIDDENELAAIRIYKVMRPGEPVTKEVAKSFVKQLFFDPERYDLTRVGRMKMNHKLQINVPDYVTVLTHEDIIKTIQYLLKVKNGLGKIDDRDHLGNRRIRAIGELLANELHTGLVKMQKAIRDKLTSLSGAFDTIMPHDLINGKMITSTIMEFFTGGQLSQFMDQTNPLSEVTHKRRLSALGEGGLVKDRVGFEARDVHPTHYGRICPIETPEGQNIGLINTLSTYTRVNDLGFIEAPYRKVENGVVSEEIVYLTAAQEEGIVIAPASTAVDKNGHIIEDLIETRKDGEIILSEKSRVQLIDLSPRMLVGVAASLIPFLEHDDANRALMGSNMQRQAVPLLKPDAPVVGTGIEQIIARDSWEATKATRSGVVERVDAKNIYILGEDDNGAYIDHYHLGKNLRTNQNTCFSQQPIVRQGDKVEQGQIIADGPSMDNGELALGKNIRVAFMPWNGYNFEDAIVVSERLIKEDAFTSIHIYEKEIEARELKHGLEEITADIPGTKEAETAHLDESGIVRIGTYVSAGMILVGKVSPKGEVKPTPEERLLRAIFGEKAGHVVNKSLYCPPSLEGTVVDVKIFTKKGYEKDARAVSAYEEEKRVLDIEHHDRLTMIQQEETLRISLMLSKEKLLSEVKVADKVFKKGVQIPKEELSALNPFILSTLIKHYAKEVQARYEQIKTNFLEQKKTLGEEHEEKLSILEKDDILPSGVVKLVKIYIATKRKLKVGDKMAGRHGNKGIVSNIVPMVDMPYTADGEPVDIVLNPLGVPSRMNIGQILEVHLGLVGKRLGQQIQEILSSQSKQWLDTLRAKMIEIAQVVNSNDKSMVDFIKGINDEALITYARDWSNGVKFAIPVFEGIEQEKFDKLFSLVKVDMDGKTELYDGKTGEKMRERVNVGYMYMLKLHHLVDEKVHARSTGPYSLVTQQPVGGKALFGGQRFGEMEVWALEAYGAAHTLKEMLTIKSDDTEGRRGAYKAITKGEHVGESEIPETFYVLTKELQSLALDVNIYGEEQDENGMPVPIAIKEDERPKDFSSFQLVLASPEKILSWSNGEVKKPETINYRTLKPERDGLFCTKIFGPVRDYECLCGKYKKMRYKGIVCEKCGVEVTKAKVRRSRMGHIELVAPVAHIWYVSSLPSRIGTLLGVKMKDLERVLYYEAYIVKSPGEAFYDNEGSKPILKYDVLNEEQFQSINQRFEHTGFVAQMGGEAIKELLEELDLMVLLNALREEIRSTNSEAKKKTIVKRLKVVESFINSGNRPEWMMLTILPVLPPDLRPLVALDGGKFAVSDVNDLYRRVINRNQRLKRLIELDSPEIIVRNEKRMLQEAVDALFDNGRNANAVKGANKRPLKSLSEIIKGKQGRFRQNLLGKRVDFSGRSVIVVGPNLKMDQCGLPKNMALELFKPHLFAKLEEKGYATTLKQAVKMVNQKTNEVWECLQEIVNGYPVLLNRAPTLHKQSIQAFHPKLIDGKAIQLHPLVCSAFNADFDGDQMAVHVPLSQEAIAECKILMLSSMNILLPASGKAVAVPSQDMVLGLYYLSLEKKGVKGEHKILASIDEIVMAVEMGELDINARIKTVYERRVIDTTAGRMILSSILPDFVPLNLWNQTMKKKDIGALIDYVYKEGGLGITATFLDDLKNLGFKYATKAGISISAADIIIPHNKTAMIDEAKKEIKRIQGEFEQGLLTAQERYNKSIDIWTETSEKMGKLMMEKVKNDKEGFNSIYMMADSGARGSEAQIRQLSAMRGLMAKPDGTIIETPITSNFKEGLNVLEYFNSTHGARKGLADTALKTANAGYLTRKLIDVSQNMKVTIEDCGTHEGVEITDITVGSDMIEPLEERVVGRVLARDVIDPIANEILLSEGVLIDSTMARRIKEANVKSVMIRTPVTCKAQKGVCAKCYGLNLGESKMVKPGEAVGVLAAQSIGEPGTQLTLRTFHVGGTASRSAEEKQIVAKKEGFIRYYNIRTYTNSKGQKIVANRRNAAILVVEPRIKAEFDGELQVENVHDEVHITIVGDKKRSETYRLRKDDVAKQNELAGVAGKIEGKLLVPHENGYKVKAGGSIVDTIMDSWNVPTRIPYGSELKVEDNAPISQKIIAKEKGVVKFYTLRADTLERNHNVKAGMVVSEKGMFAVIADQNDREAIRHYIARTSKILVDDNSEVDINTLISEPTSTEQVVVAEWDAYSEPIIADQAGVVSFRDIIAGLTVSEQEDENTHQKNFVINEYVPTGYKPMLVVTTKDGKEMSYRLESRTSIAVNDGDKVEIADIIAKVPKALAKSKDITGGLPRVTELFEARKPKDTAILSELDGTVSFGKPIRGKERIIITAADGRIAEYAVDKNKKILVHEQEFIHAGEAMTDGVISSHDILRISGEKELHKYIVSEVQQVYRRQGVSIADKHIEIIVSQMLRQVKIVDSGNTKFIEGDLASKRHFKEENERILSMGGEPAVAEPVLLGITRAAIGSDSIISAASFQETTKVLTEASIAAKKDTLDDLKENVVLGRMIPVGTGLYKNKRFHYKCEEQEEYEEDEEE comes from the coding sequence ATGGCAAACTTCACAAAACTTAAGAATAGACTCCGCGCTGACTTTACAAAAAATCCTCAAAGTATTGATGTCCCTAATCTTTTGTTGCTTCAAAGGAATAGTTATGATGATTTTCTTTGTGTTGATAGCAATAAAGAATCTGGCATTGAGCGAGTGTTTAAGTCTGTTTTTCCTATTCAAGATAGCCAAAATCGTATTACGCTTGAATATGTAAGTTGCAAATTTGGTAAGCCTAAATATACTACAAATGAAGCAATGGTGCGCGGTGTAACATATGCCGTGTCGTTGCAAATTAAGATTCGCCTTGTGCTTTGGGAAAAAGATGAGAAAACAGGAGAGAGGCTTGGTATAAAAGATGCCAAAGAGCAAAATATTTTTGTGCGTGATATTCCTCTTATGACAGATAGGACGAGTTTTATTATTAATGGCGTTGAACGCGTAGTAGTTAATCAGCTTCATCGTAGCCCGGGTGTTATTTTTAAAGAAGAAGAATCAAGTGCTTCATCAAATAAGCTTATTTATACGGGACAAATTATTCCCGATAGAGGCTCGTGGTTATATTTTGAATATGATTCTAAAGATGTGCTTTATGCGCGGATTAATAAGAGACGCAAAGTGCCCGTAACTATCATTTTGCGTGCTATGGGGTATAGCAAACAAGATATTCTTAAGATTTTTTATCCTTTACAAAAAGTGAAATATAAAAAAGGTAAATATCTTATCCCATTTGATGTGGATAGCATAGGCAATCGTGCTGAATTTGATATTAAAGATGCCAAAGGTAATCTCTTGGTCTCATCAGGCAAAAGACTTTCTACAAAAAAAATTAAAGAGCTTAAAGAAGCAAAGATTGATCTCATTGAATATCCACTTGAAAATTTAACAAACAAATTTCTTGCTGAACCTATAATCAACGCGCAAGGAGAAGTGCTTTTTGATACGCTCACCCAGCTTGATGAAAGCAAACTTAAAAAATTGCTTGAGCTTAAGATTAATGAATTTGTTATTGCTAATGCAAGTGCGGCTGGTGTGGATAACTCTATCATCAATTCATTTATAGCAGATACAGAGTCTCTTAAAATGCTTCGTCAAAGTGAAAAGATTGATGATGAAAATGAACTTGCTGCAATTAGAATCTATAAAGTTATGCGTCCGGGCGAACCTGTAACAAAAGAGGTTGCAAAAAGTTTTGTAAAACAATTATTTTTTGACCCAGAGCGATATGATTTAACGCGTGTTGGTCGTATGAAAATGAATCATAAGCTTCAAATTAATGTCCCTGATTATGTTACCGTGCTTACTCACGAGGATATTATTAAGACGATTCAGTATTTGCTTAAAGTAAAAAATGGTTTGGGCAAAATTGATGACAGAGATCATCTTGGAAATCGTAGAATCCGTGCTATTGGAGAGCTTTTAGCAAACGAGCTTCATACAGGACTTGTAAAAATGCAAAAAGCTATTCGCGATAAACTTACTTCCCTGAGTGGTGCATTTGATACGATAATGCCTCACGACCTTATTAATGGCAAAATGATTACAAGTACAATTATGGAGTTTTTTACTGGTGGGCAACTTTCTCAATTTATGGACCAAACTAATCCGCTTTCAGAAGTTACACATAAACGCCGACTTTCTGCACTTGGTGAAGGTGGGCTTGTGAAAGATAGAGTGGGTTTTGAGGCTCGTGATGTGCATCCTACACATTATGGGAGGATTTGTCCAATTGAAACACCAGAGGGACAAAATATTGGTTTAATCAATACACTCTCAACCTATACACGCGTGAATGATTTAGGATTCATTGAAGCGCCTTATAGAAAGGTTGAAAATGGCGTTGTCTCTGAAGAGATAGTGTATCTTACAGCTGCACAAGAAGAGGGCATTGTAATTGCTCCTGCAAGCACAGCAGTAGATAAAAATGGGCATATTATTGAGGATTTGATTGAAACACGCAAAGATGGCGAAATCATCTTAAGTGAAAAATCGCGCGTTCAACTCATTGATTTAAGCCCTCGTATGCTTGTGGGTGTAGCAGCCTCGCTTATTCCATTTCTTGAGCACGATGATGCGAACCGAGCCCTTATGGGTTCAAATATGCAGCGTCAAGCTGTGCCTTTGCTCAAGCCTGACGCACCTGTGGTTGGAACAGGAATAGAGCAAATCATTGCTCGTGATTCTTGGGAAGCGACAAAAGCTACTCGTAGCGGTGTGGTAGAAAGAGTAGATGCTAAAAACATTTATATTCTTGGCGAAGATGATAATGGTGCATATATTGACCACTATCATCTTGGCAAGAATCTGCGCACAAATCAAAATACTTGCTTCTCTCAACAGCCTATTGTCCGACAAGGTGATAAAGTAGAGCAGGGACAAATTATTGCTGATGGTCCGAGTATGGATAATGGTGAATTAGCATTAGGTAAAAATATTCGCGTTGCTTTTATGCCGTGGAATGGTTATAACTTTGAAGATGCGATTGTGGTAAGTGAGAGACTTATTAAAGAAGATGCTTTTACTTCAATTCATATTTATGAAAAAGAAATAGAAGCACGTGAGCTCAAACACGGACTTGAAGAGATTACAGCTGATATTCCGGGCACAAAAGAAGCAGAGACAGCACACCTTGATGAAAGCGGTATCGTGCGAATAGGGACTTATGTAAGTGCAGGTATGATACTTGTAGGAAAAGTCTCTCCTAAGGGTGAAGTGAAACCTACCCCAGAAGAGCGCCTTTTGCGTGCGATTTTTGGCGAAAAAGCTGGACACGTAGTAAATAAATCACTCTATTGTCCGCCTTCACTTGAGGGAACCGTAGTAGATGTTAAGATTTTTACAAAAAAAGGCTATGAAAAAGATGCACGTGCTGTGAGCGCGTATGAGGAAGAAAAACGTGTGCTTGATATAGAGCACCACGACCGATTAACGATGATTCAGCAAGAGGAAACCTTGCGTATTTCATTAATGCTTTCAAAAGAGAAGCTCTTAAGTGAGGTGAAAGTTGCCGATAAAGTGTTTAAAAAAGGTGTGCAGATTCCAAAAGAGGAGCTAAGTGCGCTTAATCCATTTATTCTAAGCACTCTCATTAAACATTATGCCAAAGAAGTTCAAGCGCGTTATGAACAAATTAAAACAAATTTCTTAGAGCAGAAAAAAACACTTGGCGAAGAGCACGAAGAAAAACTTTCAATCTTAGAAAAAGATGATATTTTGCCAAGTGGGGTTGTCAAGCTTGTCAAAATTTATATTGCCACAAAACGCAAACTTAAAGTAGGTGATAAAATGGCAGGACGGCACGGAAATAAAGGCATCGTCTCTAATATAGTGCCTATGGTAGATATGCCTTATACTGCAGATGGAGAGCCTGTGGATATTGTGCTCAATCCTCTAGGCGTTCCTAGTCGTATGAATATTGGACAAATCTTAGAAGTGCATTTAGGGCTTGTAGGCAAGCGTCTTGGACAACAGATTCAGGAAATTTTATCTTCTCAATCAAAGCAATGGCTTGATACATTACGTGCAAAAATGATTGAAATTGCTCAAGTTGTCAATTCTAATGATAAATCAATGGTTGATTTTATTAAAGGCATTAATGATGAAGCATTAATAACATATGCGCGAGATTGGAGCAATGGGGTAAAATTTGCTATTCCTGTGTTTGAAGGTATTGAACAAGAGAAGTTTGATAAGCTTTTCTCTTTGGTAAAAGTTGATATGGACGGAAAAACAGAGCTTTATGATGGTAAAACAGGTGAAAAAATGCGTGAGCGTGTCAATGTAGGCTATATGTATATGCTCAAACTTCATCATTTGGTTGATGAAAAAGTCCATGCAAGAAGCACAGGACCTTATTCTTTGGTTACGCAGCAACCTGTGGGTGGAAAGGCACTTTTTGGCGGACAGCGATTTGGAGAAATGGAAGTGTGGGCGCTTGAGGCTTATGGTGCAGCTCATACGCTTAAAGAAATGCTTACGATTAAATCTGATGATACTGAAGGGCGCAGAGGTGCGTATAAGGCGATAACAAAAGGTGAGCACGTTGGGGAATCTGAAATCCCAGAAACCTTCTATGTTTTAACTAAAGAACTCCAATCTCTTGCCCTTGATGTTAATATTTATGGAGAGGAGCAAGATGAAAATGGTATGCCTGTGCCTATTGCTATTAAAGAAGATGAGCGTCCAAAAGATTTTAGTTCATTCCAACTTGTATTGGCAAGTCCAGAGAAGATTCTCTCTTGGAGTAATGGAGAAGTAAAAAAACCTGAAACAATTAATTATCGCACTTTAAAACCCGAACGCGATGGGTTATTCTGTACTAAAATTTTTGGTCCAGTGCGTGATTATGAATGTTTGTGTGGTAAGTATAAAAAAATGCGCTATAAGGGTATCGTATGCGAAAAATGCGGTGTTGAAGTTACAAAAGCAAAAGTGCGCCGTTCTCGTATGGGGCATATTGAGCTTGTCGCACCTGTGGCACATATTTGGTATGTAAGCTCATTGCCTAGCCGCATAGGGACATTATTGGGCGTAAAGATGAAAGATTTAGAACGCGTATTGTATTATGAAGCCTATATTGTTAAATCACCCGGTGAGGCATTTTATGATAATGAGGGCTCAAAGCCAATTTTAAAATATGATGTACTCAATGAGGAACAATTCCAAAGTATCAATCAACGTTTTGAACACACAGGTTTTGTGGCTCAAATGGGTGGAGAGGCAATTAAAGAATTGCTTGAAGAACTTGATTTAATGGTGCTTTTAAATGCTTTGCGTGAGGAGATTCGTTCTACAAATTCGGAAGCAAAGAAAAAGACTATTGTAAAGCGTCTTAAAGTTGTAGAGAGCTTTATTAATTCAGGCAATCGTCCAGAATGGATGATGCTCACCATTCTTCCCGTGTTGCCACCTGATTTGCGTCCTTTGGTTGCTCTTGATGGAGGGAAGTTTGCTGTAAGTGATGTAAATGATTTGTATCGCCGTGTGATTAATCGTAATCAACGTTTAAAAAGACTCATTGAACTTGATTCTCCAGAAATTATTGTGCGAAACGAAAAAAGAATGCTACAAGAAGCTGTTGATGCCCTCTTTGACAATGGACGAAATGCAAATGCTGTTAAGGGTGCAAATAAGCGACCGCTTAAATCTTTATCCGAGATTATTAAAGGGAAACAGGGCAGATTCCGACAGAATCTCCTTGGCAAGCGCGTGGATTTTTCTGGACGAAGTGTTATCGTTGTGGGACCAAATCTTAAAATGGACCAATGTGGATTGCCTAAAAATATGGCTCTTGAACTCTTTAAACCACATTTATTTGCCAAACTTGAAGAGAAAGGTTATGCTACTACACTGAAACAGGCTGTAAAAATGGTAAATCAAAAAACAAATGAGGTATGGGAATGTTTGCAGGAGATTGTTAATGGATACCCAGTGTTGCTTAATCGTGCGCCAACTTTGCATAAGCAATCTATCCAAGCTTTTCACCCAAAACTCATTGATGGTAAAGCAATTCAACTTCACCCGCTTGTATGTTCAGCATTTAATGCAGACTTTGATGGCGACCAAATGGCGGTGCATGTGCCGCTTTCACAAGAAGCGATTGCAGAATGTAAGATTCTTATGCTTAGCTCAATGAACATCTTGCTTCCCGCAAGCGGAAAGGCTGTGGCAGTGCCAAGCCAAGATATGGTTTTAGGTTTGTATTATCTTTCACTTGAGAAAAAGGGTGTAAAAGGCGAACATAAGATTCTTGCGAGTATTGATGAGATTGTTATGGCTGTTGAAATGGGTGAGCTTGATATTAATGCGCGTATTAAAACCGTGTATGAACGCCGTGTAATAGATACGACTGCTGGACGTATGATTTTAAGTTCAATTTTGCCTGATTTTGTGCCATTAAATTTATGGAATCAAACAATGAAGAAAAAAGATATTGGTGCATTGATTGATTATGTATATAAAGAGGGAGGATTAGGCATTACAGCTACTTTTCTTGATGACCTTAAGAATCTTGGCTTTAAATACGCAACAAAAGCGGGTATTTCTATTTCGGCAGCAGATATTATTATCCCTCATAATAAAACTGCTATGATTGATGAGGCGAAAAAAGAAATTAAGAGAATCCAAGGCGAGTTTGAGCAAGGACTCCTTACTGCGCAAGAGCGATATAATAAGAGTATTGATATTTGGACAGAGACAAGTGAGAAAATGGGCAAATTGATGATGGAAAAAGTCAAAAATGATAAAGAGGGCTTTAATTCTATCTATATGATGGCAGATTCTGGAGCAAGAGGAAGCGAAGCACAAATTCGGCAGCTTTCTGCTATGAGAGGGCTTATGGCAAAACCTGATGGCACGATTATTGAAACGCCTATTACTTCAAACTTTAAAGAAGGTTTGAATGTGTTAGAATATTTTAATTCTACACACGGCGCGCGAAAAGGTTTAGCTGATACTGCACTTAAAACTGCAAATGCTGGTTATCTCACAAGAAAACTTATTGATGTGAGCCAAAATATGAAAGTTACGATTGAAGATTGTGGCACACACGAGGGTGTAGAGATTACAGACATCACGGTTGGAAGTGATATGATTGAACCACTTGAAGAGCGAGTGGTTGGACGCGTGTTAGCACGAGATGTTATTGACCCTATTGCTAATGAGATTCTGCTAAGTGAGGGTGTATTGATTGATAGCACAATGGCAAGACGTATTAAAGAGGCAAATGTCAAATCTGTAATGATACGCACTCCTGTAACCTGTAAGGCACAAAAAGGTGTGTGTGCGAAGTGCTATGGACTAAATCTTGGCGAATCTAAAATGGTTAAGCCGGGTGAGGCAGTCGGAGTGCTTGCTGCACAAAGTATAGGAGAGCCGGGTACACAGCTTACATTAAGAACATTCCACGTAGGTGGGACAGCAAGCAGGAGTGCTGAAGAAAAGCAGATTGTAGCAAAAAAAGAGGGCTTTATACGTTACTATAATATCCGCACTTACACTAATAGTAAGGGGCAAAAAATTGTAGCAAATCGTAGAAATGCTGCAATTTTAGTTGTCGAACCGCGTATTAAAGCGGAGTTTGATGGAGAATTGCAAGTAGAGAATGTCCATGATGAAGTGCATATTACGATTGTAGGTGATAAAAAACGTTCCGAAACATATCGCTTAAGAAAAGATGATGTGGCAAAACAAAATGAACTTGCAGGTGTAGCAGGTAAGATTGAAGGTAAGCTGCTTGTGCCACACGAAAATGGTTATAAAGTAAAAGCCGGTGGAAGCATTGTGGATACAATTATGGATAGCTGGAATGTGCCAACGCGGATTCCATATGGAAGTGAATTAAAGGTTGAGGATAATGCGCCTATCTCTCAAAAAATTATTGCTAAAGAAAAAGGTGTTGTGAAGTTTTATACGCTTCGTGCAGATACATTAGAACGCAATCATAATGTAAAAGCGGGTATGGTTGTGTCTGAAAAAGGTATGTTTGCAGTGATTGCAGACCAAAACGATAGGGAAGCTATCCGACACTATATTGCGCGAACTTCTAAGATTCTTGTTGATGATAATAGTGAGGTAGATATAAATACACTTATTTCTGAACCAACTTCCACAGAGCAGGTTGTTGTTGCAGAATGGGACGCTTATAGTGAGCCAATTATCGCTGATCAAGCAGGAGTCGTATCCTTTAGGGATATTATCGCTGGACTAACGGTGAGTGAGCAAGAAGACGAAAATACACACCAGAAAAATTTTGTTATCAATGAATATGTCCCTACGGGTTATAAGCCAATGCTTGTTGTTACGACTAAAGATGGTAAGGAAATGAGTTATCGCTTAGAATCTCGCACTTCTATTGCCGTAAATGATGGTGATAAAGTTGAAATAGCTGATATTATTGCTAAAGTGCCTAAGGCATTAGCAAAGTCTAAAGATATTACAGGTGGTCTCCCCCGTGTTACAGAACTTTTTGAAGCCAGAAAGCCAAAAGATACAGCTATTCTTTCAGAACTTGATGGAACGGTGAGTTTTGGTAAGCCTATACGTGGTAAAGAACGCATTATTATCACTGCAGCTGATGGTAGGATTGCAGAATATGCAGTGGATAAGAATAAAAAGATTCTTGTGCATGAGCAAGAATTTATCCACGCAGGTGAAGCAATGACTGATGGTGTCATATCAAGCCACGATATTTTGCGCATTAGTGGTGAAAAAGAGCTTCATAAATATATTGTAAGTGAGGTGCAGCAAGTATATCGCCGACAAGGTGTGAGTATCGCTGATAAACATATTGAAATCATTGTTTCTCAAATGTTGCGTCAAGTAAAAATTGTTGATAGTGGCAATACGAAGTTTATTGAAGGCGATTTAGCAAGTAAGCGGCACTTTAAAGAAGAAAATGAGAGAATCTTAAGTATGGGAGGAGAGCCTGCAGTAGCTGAACCCGTATTATTGGGCATCACTCGTGCAGCTATTGGAAGTGATTCTATCATTTCAGCTGCATCGTTCCAAGAGACTACAAAAGTGCTTACCGAAGCAAGTATTGCGGCTAAAAAAGATACACTTGATGATCTCAAGGAAAATGTTGTGCTTGGGCGTATGATACCTGTGGGAACAGGCTTGTATAAAAATAAGAGGTTCCATTATAAGTGTGAAGAACAAGAGGAATACGAGGAAGATGAGGAAGAATAA